The Deltaproteobacteria bacterium region GAGGCACCGGCATCTGCAAGGGAATCGCCCGCGCGTTCGTGGACCACGGCGCCCGCGTGTGCATCACGAGCCGCCGCCAGGAGGTGCTCGACCAGGCCGCGGCTGACATCGGCGGCGATGTGCTGCCAATGGCCGCCGACGTCCGCGACCCCGACCAGCTCGCGCGCGTCGTCGCGGCGGCGGTCGACCGGTTCGGCAAACTGAACACGCTCGTCAACGGCGCAGCGGGCAACTTCCTCGCGCCGACCGCCGCGCTGTCCGCCAAGGGCTTTCGCACGGTCATCGAGATCGACCTGCTCGGCACGTTCCACGCCACCAAGGCCGCGTTCGATCCGCTGCGAGATTCGGGCGACGGCTGTATCATCAACATTTCGGCCACGCTGCACTATCACGGCACACCGCTTCAGAGCCACGCGGCCGCCGCAAAGGCCGGTGTCGATGCGCTCACCCGCAACCTCGCGGTCGAATGGGGGCCGTTCGGCATCCGCGCCAACGCGATCGCGCCGGGGCCGATCGGCGACACCGAGGGAATGCGCCGCCTCGCGCCGGGCGACATCGGCGCGAAGGTCGAGCGCCGCGTGCCGCTGCGGCGGCTCGGCCGCATCGACGACGTCGCCAACGCGGCGGTGTTCCTCGCGTCACCCGCCGCCGCGTACATCAACGGCGCCGTGCTCGTGGTCGACGGCGGCGACAGCGTCGCGCCTGGCCTCGCCGACCTGCTGTCGCCGTAGCGACGAGCCGAGCCGCCGGTCGCGGACGGAACCTCACCCGTGGCGCAACCAGGCCGCCAGCTCGCGCAACGTCGGGCGCTTGCCGTGGCGCAGGATGCCGATGCGGTAGATCCGTCCGGCGAGCCACACGACGACGGCAAGCGACCCGCACAGCAGCGCGAGCGACGCCGCGACGTCGCCGGCCGACGCGCCGCCGAGTACGAAGCGCATCGGCATTAGCACCGGCGACGAGAACGGAATCAGCGTGAGCAGCTCCGCCACGCCGCCGCGCGGATCGTTGGCGACGAACTGCGTGCACACCACCGGAATGACGAGCAGCATGACGACCGGCGTCTGCAGCTGCTGCGCCTCCTGGTCGCTGCTCACCATCGCGCCGATCGCCGCGTACAGCGCCGAGTAAAAGAAGTAACCGAACAGGAAGTACGCCAAGGTCACCGCGACGACGTCGAGCCCGACGCTCGGCAGGTCGACTCCGGCGCCGGAGAAGCCGAACCAGCCGAGGACGATCTCCCGGTACGTGAACAGCAAAAACGCGACGAACGTCCAGATGAACAGCTGCAGCAGGCCGACCGAACCGACGCCGACGATCTTGCCGAGCATCAACGGCACGGGGCGGATCGTGGACACGACGATCTCGACCACCCGGTTGGATTTCTCCTCGACTACGCTGCGCATGATGTTCACCGCGTACAGCAGGATCGCCATGTACAGCAGAAACATCGTCGCGTAGCCGACGACGAACGCACCAGTGCCCTCGGCGGGTTTGCCCGTTCCGGTGGTGAGACGCACGTCGAGGTCGACCGGCTGAGACAGCGCGAGGATCTGCGCGTCGGACAGTCCGTGCAGCCGGGCGCGCGCGACGAACACCGCCCGCTCGAGCAGTTCGTTTTCGATCACCTTCATCAGCGCGACGTTGGACGCGTTCGCGCCGCGATACACCGCCTTGCCGCCCGCGAGCAGATCCTCGGGCAACACCAGATATCCGTCGATCTGGCGCGCGCGGATGCGCTGCTCGAGCTCGGCGATCGGCGTGTCGGGGGGCACGCGCCGGATCGTGAACGGCGACGCGTCGACCGCGAACAACTCGCTCACCCGCTGCGGCGTGCGGTCGATGCACTCGATCGTCACGCCCTGTTCGATCGTTTTCTTGCCGAGGTATGCCGGGACCAGGATCAGCGCGAGCATGCCGATCGGACCGAGGACGGTCACGACGATGAACCACACGGTGCGCACGCGCACCGTGAACTCGCGCCGGCCGACGATCCACCACTGCGGGGTCACCGCGCGCCCTCCGCGGCCGCCGCGCCCACTCGGTCGACGAAAATCTGGTGCAGCGTCGGCTCCACGACCTCGAACCGGCGCAGCGGCACGTCTTCGGCGACGAGCGACCGCAACAGCGCGCGGGCGTCGGCGCCCGGCGTCAGCTCGACCTCGATGCGGTCGCGCACCGGCCGCCATGCCGCCACCAGCGCGTCGTCCCACGGCACGGTCGCGGGGTCGACATCGCCGTCGAACGCGATCGCCACGACGCGATCGCGCGCCGCCTGCCGCTTGATCTGCCCGAGCGGCCCGTCGACCACCTTGTTGCCGCGCGCGATGATGCACACGTCGTCCACGATCTGCTCGGCCTGCTCCATCAGGTGGGTCGAAAACAAGATCGTGCACCCGCGCTGCTTCTGCTCGGCGACGATCGACCGCAGCACTTCGGCGTTGATCGGATCGAGCCCGCTCCACGGCTCGTCGAGAATCAGCAGCTCCGGCTCGTGCAGCACTGCCGTGATGAACTGGATCTTCTGTTGCATCCCCTTGGACAGCTCCTGCACCTTGGCGGATCGCCAATCGGACAGGTCGAGCCGGTCGAGCCAGGCGTCGCCGCGCCGGACCGCGTCGGCCCGCGACAGCCCGCGCAGCTGCCCGAAGAACGCGAGCGTCTCGTCCACGCGCATTTTCGGATACAAGCCGCGCTCCTCCGGCAGGTAGCCGATGCGGCGCGCCGCGTCGCGACCGGGCGCGAGCGCGCCGAAAAGTTCGATCGTCCCCTCGTCGGGGCGAACGATGTCGTTGATCATCCGCAACGTCGTCGTCTTGCCCGCCCCGTTGGGGCCGAGGATGCCGTAGATCGAGCCGGCCGGCACGTCGAGCGACAGGCCGGACACGGCCGTGACGTCGCCGAACCGCTTGGTGACGGCGCGCAGGCGCAGCGCGACGGACACGACGCTACGCCTCCGCCGGCGGATGCGGCGGGCCCCCGAGAAGGTACAGCACCGCCATGCGCACGGCGACCCCGTAGGTGACCTGGTCGAGGATAACCGACCGCTCGCCGTCGGCCACGTCGGGCATCATCTCGACTCCGCGGTTGATCGGGCCGGGGTGCATGACGATCGCGTCCGGTTTGGCGCGGTCGAGCGTGCGCGCCGACAGACCGAAGTAACGCGCGTATTCGCGCGTGTTCGCGAACAGCGGCGCGCCTCCGAGGCGTTCGTTCTGGATGCGGAGCATCATGACCACGTCGGCGCCGTCGAGCGCCGCCGCGAGATCGTACACGACGCGCGTCCGCTCGCGGGTCACATCGCCACCGATCTGCTCGATCCCGCGCGGCATCATCGTCGCTGGCGCGCACAGCCGCACGTTCGCGCCCAGCTTGCACAGCGCCAGCACGTCGGACCGCGCGACGCGAGAGTGCGCGATGTCGCCCACGATGGCGACCTCGAGCCCGGCAATGCGTCCCTTGTGGCGCCGGATCGTCGCGCAGTCGAGCAGCGCCTGCGTCGGGTGTTCGTGACAGCCGTCGCCCGCGTTGATGACGGCCGCATCGACGTGGCCGGCGATCAGGTGCGGCGCGCCCGCCGCGCTGTGGCGCACGACGATCACGTCCGGGTTCATCGCTTGCAGGTTCCGCGCCGTATCGAGGACCGTCTCGCCCTTGGTGCGCGACGAACTCGATCCGCTGATGTTGACCGCGTCGGCGCTCATCCGCTTGGCCGCCAGCTCGAACGACACGCGCGTGCGCGTCGACGGCTCGAGGAACACGTTGAGCACCGTGCGACCGCGCAAAGTTGGCACCTTCTTGATCGGCCGCTCGGAGATGTCGACAAACGTGTCGGCCAGATCGAGAATCTGCAGGATGTCGGCGGCGTCGAGGGGCTCGATACCGAGCAGGTGGCGGTGAGGAAACGCGCGGCGTGGCTCCGTCATGACGTCACGGCGAGTCAGGGCTCGATTCGCGACCGCAACACGATGCGATCGTCCGGGTCGCCGGCCTCGGTGAGGCGAACGCGCACCGAGTCCGACGGTGTGGTCTCGACGGTGAGGCCGACGTAGTCGGCGCGGATCGGCAGCTCGCGCAGGCCGCGATCGACGAGCACCGCGAGCTGCACCGCCCGCGGCCGGCCGTAATCCATCAGCGCGTCGAGCGCGGCGCGCACCGTCCGGCCCGTGTACAGCACATCGTCGACGAGCACGACGCGGACACCCGACAGTTCGAACGGCAGCTCGGTCGGGCCGATCTCCGGACGCGGCAACCCCTCGAACACGTCGTCGCGGTACAGGGTGATGTCGACGGCACCCAGCGGCGGCTCGGTGCCCTCCAGGTCGGCGATGTGGCGCCGGAGCCGCTCGGCGAGAAACAGCCCGCCGGTGCGGATGCCGACCAGTGCGATGTCGACCGCACCGCCGTTGCGCTCGAGAATCTCGTTGGCGATGCGGCGCAGCATCCGCCGGATGCCGTCGGCGTCCGCCAACGTGCGCCGCTCGACCAAGTGGTCGTCTGGCGGCGGACGGCGGGGCGGGCGCGGGTTCACTGGCTCCAGCGAATAACGCGGTCGCGCGCCGCGGTCAAGAGCCCGCCCGCGGTACACTGGGGCCGTGGAGCCCGCTGCGAAGGCCGGCGACATCATCGATGCGCGCTACCGCATCGTGCGCATGATCGGACGGGGCGCGATGGCCGACGTATTCGAGGCCGAAGACACCCGCGACGGCGGGCTGGTCGCGCTCAAACTGCTGCGCGCCGCGGTGGCGCGCGACGCGGTGGCGCGCGAGCGATTTCGCGTGGAGGCGGAGGTCCAACGGCGCATCGTCCACCGCAACGTCGCGCGGATCTTCGACGCCGGCGTGTACCACACCAAACCCTACCTGGCGATGGAGTTGCTTCGCGGCCGGTCGCTGCTCACCGTGCTGCGCCAGGAGCGCACCGTGCCGCCGTTCCGCGCGGCGAGCTACGCATGGCAGGCGCTGCAAGGGCTGGCGGCGACGCACGCCGCCGGGGTGCTGCACCGCGACCTCAAGCCGGCGAACCTGATGCTCGAGCCGTCCGAGGGACCGATCGAACGCGTCGTCCTGATCGATTTCGGGTTCGCGTCGATCGGCGTGGCCACCGGGCTCACCGGCATCGGTTCGGTGGTCGGGACGCTGTCGTACCTCGCGCCCGAGCGGCTGCGCGGCCAGTCGCCGGACGGACGCGCGGACGTCTACGGCGTCGGCGTCATCCTGTACGAGCTGTTGGTCGGGCGCCCGCCGTTCGACGGCGGCGACGCGGAGATCATGCGCGGCCACCTGCAAGTCGAGCCGGTGCCGCCGTCGCGCGTCGCCCCCGATGCCGACATCCCACCGGCGCTCGAGCGCGTCGTCCTGCGCGCGTTGGCGAAGTTCCCGGAGTCGCGGTTCGGCAGCGCCGCCGAGATGGCCGACGCGATCGAGGCGGCGCTGTAGGGCTTTGCGGCGGCGCGTGGGCGCCGGCGCGCCAGCGACCTCGCGGGATGCGCGGCGAGGATCGCTGCCACACCGGCGCGCGCGAGGACGCGCGCCGCCGAACGGCCCGCGCCCGCGCGCCGCTGGTCGGCCGCGCATCGCAACCGGGCCCGACCGCGATGTGCCACGCCCCGCTATGCGTGCTCGCGCGCGAACTCCGCGACGGCGGCGTCGAACGCGCGCGGCGCGTCGGCGTGCATCATGTGGCCGGCGCCGGTCAGGGTAACGCGCCGCACGTTCGGCAGCGCCGCCTCGAGCGCCGCCAGCGCCGGCGCGAAGTAGGCCGGCGACCGATCGCCTCCGACGAGCAGGACCGGACACGCCACCGCGGCGAGGGCCGCGTAGTCGAGGTCGTAGGCGGCCAGCGCCGCCGCGTCAGCCCGGATCTGGCGGTGCAGCGCGGCGGCGCGCTCGCGCACGCGGCGCGGCAGGCGCGCGTAGGCCTCGTCGCCGAGCACGGCGCGCAAGAACACCGCCGCTGCAGCGGGTCCGCCGCGCTCGCGGTACACGTGGTCGAACCGGGCGAGGAACGCATCGAGGTCGCCGGCGGCCGGCGGTGCGATGCCGCGGGCGGCGAGGAACGCGCGGGCCGGTCCCGGCGGCAGCGGCGGTTCGCACAACACCGCGCCGCGCACGCGCGCCGGCCACGCGCGCGCAAGTTCGAGGGCGACGACCGCGCCGAAGCTCGAGCCGACCACGGTGCACGGCGCCAGGCCGTGGCGTTCGATCAGGTCCGCCAGGTCCGCGGCGTGGTCGCCGACGGTGATTCCGTCGTCCGCCCGCCTCGTGTACAGCAGCAGCCGGCACGAGCGCGCCAGCGTACGGCGTTGGATCGCCCACGCCTCCGCGTCGGTCGCGCTGCCGTGGACGAGCGCGACGGGCGGACCGGCCCCGACGACGCGCGCACTGAACGCGGCGGCGACCGCGCTCGGAGCCGGGTTCAACTCGGACGTCACGCGATCAACTCGCGTCCGCGCCGCCCGCCCCCGGATCGCCGCCAGGCGCCGGCTCCGCGAGCCGCTGCGTCGCCTCCTGCAGCGCCGCTTCCGCCCCGCTCAGTTGGGCGAGCGCGCGCTCGGCCGCATCGCGCTCCGGGTCCACCGCCGGCCGCGCCGGTCGCTGTGCGACGAACGCACGCAGTCGCTCGCGCGCCTCGCGCACCGCGTCTCGCGCCTGGCGCGCCGCCGCCGCGGCCGCTCCGAACGTCTCCTTCACCGGCACTTTCACGGGATCCTCGCGCGCCTCCCCGCGTGGTTCGCGTCCTCGCACCTCCATTATAGCCCGGCCAGCGCGTCCGGATCGGTCACCGGCTCGAGGCACGTCTGCCCGCGACACACGTACGCCCGCGCGCGCCCGTCGGGCGCCGGCTCCTTGCCGGCGAGCACCGACGGCGCAGCCCACGGACCGGCGAGGCACCGCGCCGGCGCATAGGCGCGGCGCGTCGCCGCGAGCAGCGCCTCGCGCCCCGCGCCGGCGGTCACGACCACCTGTTCGCCGTGCAGGTAGTCGTCCGCCGCCGCGAGCAGCCGGGCCGCGACCAGCGGCGACAGGTCGCGCGCGCGGCGCGCCAGGTAGCGCTCGGCCAGGTCGACCGAACGCGTGTCCCCCGCGACGTGCCCGATCCGGACCAAGTTCGCCACCGTGACCGCCGCGCCCGACGGCAGCGCGCCGTCGTGGTGCGACTCGGGCCGGTGGATGAGCGCGTCGCCGCCGTCGTCCGGCGTCAGGTAGAACACGCCGCCGTCGACATCTTCATAAAACCGGTCGACGACCGCGGCGACGAGCGCGGCGCCGCGATGCCACCACGCGGCGTCCTCGGTGAGTTCGGCGAGGCGCAAAAACGCCTCGGCGCAAAACGCGTAGTCGTCGATCGTCCCGTCGAGATCCTTGCCGAGCACCCGCGCGACGCGATCGCCGTCGACCATGCGCTCGGCCAGGAACCGGCCGACCCGCAGCGCCAGCGCGCGCGCCGGTTCGTACCCGGTCGCCTCGTACGCGCGGACCAGCCCGGTGACGGCCAGCGCGTTCCACGCCGCGAGCACCTTCGTGTCCGTCGCCGGGTGCACGCGCCGGTCGCGCACCTCGAACAGCGCTGCGAGCAGCCGGTCGATGCGCGCCTCCTCCTCCGGGTCGCCGTCGGGGGTCACGCGCCGCAGGTGCGTCGTGCCCCCCTCGAAGTTGCCGGCGTCGGTGACGCCGAACGCGCGCGCGATCACCTCGGCATCGTCCGGCCCGAGCGCGTCGCGCAGCTGCGCCGGCGTCCATACGTAGTACTTGCCTTCCTCGCCCTCGCTGTCGGCATCCTGGCTCGCGTACAGACCGCCGGACGCGTGCGACATCTCGCGCACCAGCCACGCGGTCGTCTCGCGGATCACGCGCTCGTAGCGCGGGTGGCCGGTGAGCGCGAACGCATCGCCGTAGATCGCGAGGAGCTGGGCGTTGTCGTACAGCATCTTTTCGAAGTGTGGGATGTCCCAACGCTCGTCGACGCTGTAGCGGGCGAACCCGCCGCCGACGTGGTCGTACAGGCCGCCCCGGGCCATCGCCATGCACTGGCGCAAAAACGCCTCGCGCGCCGGCTCCCCGTGCGGCAGCCGCCCGGCGCGGGCGAGCAGCGCGTGAGCCGACGACGACGGGAACTTCGGCGCGCCGCCGAAGCCGCCGTGGTGCGGGTCGCTGCGCTGCACGAGGAAGCGTCCGGCGGCGACGATCGTGTCGGTCGACAGCGCGGCCGGCGACGCGCCGCCGGCGCGCCCGCGGTAGTGCGCGTCGATCGCGCGCAGCCCGTCGAGGATCGCGTCGACGTTGTGCTGCACCTTGTCGCGCTCGTTGCGGTACAGGTCGGCCAGGATGCGCAGAACCTGGCGAAACCCCGGGCGGCCGTAGCGCTCCTCGGGCGGGAAGTAGGTGCCGACGAAGTACGGCTTTCCGTCCGGCGTGCACCACGCCGACAGCGGCCAGCCGCCGCCCTGGCCGAGCACTTGAATGGCGGTCATGTAGATCTGATCGACGTCCGGCCGCTCCTCCCGGTCCACCTTGACGTTGACGTACAGCTCGTTCATGAGCGCGGCCGTCTCCGGGTCCTCGAACGACTCGTGCGCCATGACGTGGCACCAGTGGCACGCCGCGTAGCCGATCGACAAGAAAATCGGCTTGTCCTGCCGCCGCGCGGCCTCGAACGCCTCCGGCCCCCACGGATACCAGTCCACCGGGTTGTCGGCGTGCTGCAACAGATACGGCGAGGTCTCGCCAGCGAGTCGGTTAGGCATTTGCAAATCCCTTGAATGATTGGAAAAACGCCCCAAAGCCGCGGTTGACCCGCCGGGGCCGGTCAGCTAAAAGAGCGCACCCATTACGTGAGTAGCACATGACCAGCGAAACCCCGCCCGACAACGTCCAGCCGATCGCGCTCGAGGAGGAGATGCGCTCGTCCTTCATGGACTACGCGATGAGCGTGATCGTGTCCCGCGCGCTGCCAGATGCGCGCGACGGCCTCAAGCCGGTTCACCGCCGCATCCTGTATGCGCAGCGCAACCTGTCGAACTATTGGAACCGGCCCTACCTTAAATGTGCGCGCGTGGTCGGCGACGTGATCGGCAAGTACCACCCGCACGGCGACGCCGCCGTCTATGACGCGCTCGTGCGCATGGCGCAGGACTTTTCCATGCGCTATCCGCTGATCGACGGCCAGGGCAACTTCGGGTCGATGGACGGGGACCCGCCCGCGGCGATGCGCTACACCGAGTGCCGCATGTCGCGGCTGGCGTCGGAGCTGCTCGCCGACATCGACAAGGAAACCGTCGACTGGCAGCCGAACTACGACGACAAGGAACTCGAGCCGGTCGTGCTGCCGGCCAAGTTCCCCAATCTGCTCGTCAACGGCTCGTCGGGCATCGCCGTCGGCA contains the following coding sequences:
- a CDS encoding ATP-binding cassette domain-containing protein, yielding MRRRRRSVVSVALRLRAVTKRFGDVTAVSGLSLDVPAGSIYGILGPNGAGKTTTLRMINDIVRPDEGTIELFGALAPGRDAARRIGYLPEERGLYPKMRVDETLAFFGQLRGLSRADAVRRGDAWLDRLDLSDWRSAKVQELSKGMQQKIQFITAVLHEPELLILDEPWSGLDPINAEVLRSIVAEQKQRGCTILFSTHLMEQAEQIVDDVCIIARGNKVVDGPLGQIKRQAARDRVVAIAFDGDVDPATVPWDDALVAAWRPVRDRIEVELTPGADARALLRSLVAEDVPLRRFEVVEPTLHQIFVDRVGAAAAEGAR
- the pyrR gene encoding bifunctional pyr operon transcriptional regulator/uracil phosphoribosyltransferase PyrR; this translates as MSPAFAAGSTAPVYRGRALDRGARPRYSLEPVNPRPPRRPPPDDHLVERRTLADADGIRRMLRRIANEILERNGGAVDIALVGIRTGGLFLAERLRRHIADLEGTEPPLGAVDITLYRDDVFEGLPRPEIGPTELPFELSGVRVVLVDDVLYTGRTVRAALDALMDYGRPRAVQLAVLVDRGLRELPIRADYVGLTVETTPSDSVRVRLTEAGDPDDRIVLRSRIEP
- a CDS encoding thioredoxin domain-containing protein; the protein is MPNRLAGETSPYLLQHADNPVDWYPWGPEAFEAARRQDKPIFLSIGYAACHWCHVMAHESFEDPETAALMNELYVNVKVDREERPDVDQIYMTAIQVLGQGGGWPLSAWCTPDGKPYFVGTYFPPEERYGRPGFRQVLRILADLYRNERDKVQHNVDAILDGLRAIDAHYRGRAGGASPAALSTDTIVAAGRFLVQRSDPHHGGFGGAPKFPSSSAHALLARAGRLPHGEPAREAFLRQCMAMARGGLYDHVGGGFARYSVDERWDIPHFEKMLYDNAQLLAIYGDAFALTGHPRYERVIRETTAWLVREMSHASGGLYASQDADSEGEEGKYYVWTPAQLRDALGPDDAEVIARAFGVTDAGNFEGGTTHLRRVTPDGDPEEEARIDRLLAALFEVRDRRVHPATDTKVLAAWNALAVTGLVRAYEATGYEPARALALRVGRFLAERMVDGDRVARVLGKDLDGTIDDYAFCAEAFLRLAELTEDAAWWHRGAALVAAVVDRFYEDVDGGVFYLTPDDGGDALIHRPESHHDGALPSGAAVTVANLVRIGHVAGDTRSVDLAERYLARRARDLSPLVAARLLAAADDYLHGEQVVVTAGAGREALLAATRRAYAPARCLAGPWAAPSVLAGKEPAPDGRARAYVCRGQTCLEPVTDPDALAGL
- a CDS encoding aspartate carbamoyltransferase catalytic subunit, whose amino-acid sequence is MTEPRRAFPHRHLLGIEPLDAADILQILDLADTFVDISERPIKKVPTLRGRTVLNVFLEPSTRTRVSFELAAKRMSADAVNISGSSSSRTKGETVLDTARNLQAMNPDVIVVRHSAAGAPHLIAGHVDAAVINAGDGCHEHPTQALLDCATIRRHKGRIAGLEVAIVGDIAHSRVARSDVLALCKLGANVRLCAPATMMPRGIEQIGGDVTRERTRVVYDLAAALDGADVVMMLRIQNERLGGAPLFANTREYARYFGLSARTLDRAKPDAIVMHPGPINRGVEMMPDVADGERSVILDQVTYGVAVRMAVLYLLGGPPHPPAEA
- a CDS encoding alpha/beta hydrolase, yielding MAAIRGRAARTRVDRVTSELNPAPSAVAAAFSARVVGAGPPVALVHGSATDAEAWAIQRRTLARSCRLLLYTRRADDGITVGDHAADLADLIERHGLAPCTVVGSSFGAVVALELARAWPARVRGAVLCEPPLPPGPARAFLAARGIAPPAAGDLDAFLARFDHVYRERGGPAAAAVFLRAVLGDEAYARLPRRVRERAAALHRQIRADAAALAAYDLDYAALAAVACPVLLVGGDRSPAYFAPALAALEAALPNVRRVTLTGAGHMMHADAPRAFDAAVAEFAREHA
- a CDS encoding ABC transporter permease, whose amino-acid sequence is MTPQWWIVGRREFTVRVRTVWFIVVTVLGPIGMLALILVPAYLGKKTIEQGVTIECIDRTPQRVSELFAVDASPFTIRRVPPDTPIAELEQRIRARQIDGYLVLPEDLLAGGKAVYRGANASNVALMKVIENELLERAVFVARARLHGLSDAQILALSQPVDLDVRLTTGTGKPAEGTGAFVVGYATMFLLYMAILLYAVNIMRSVVEEKSNRVVEIVVSTIRPVPLMLGKIVGVGSVGLLQLFIWTFVAFLLFTYREIVLGWFGFSGAGVDLPSVGLDVVAVTLAYFLFGYFFYSALYAAIGAMVSSDQEAQQLQTPVVMLLVIPVVCTQFVANDPRGGVAELLTLIPFSSPVLMPMRFVLGGASAGDVAASLALLCGSLAVVVWLAGRIYRIGILRHGKRPTLRELAAWLRHG
- a CDS encoding SDR family oxidoreductase is translated as MSAFRPDVLAGRVALVTGGGTGICKGIARAFVDHGARVCITSRRQEVLDQAAADIGGDVLPMAADVRDPDQLARVVAAAVDRFGKLNTLVNGAAGNFLAPTAALSAKGFRTVIEIDLLGTFHATKAAFDPLRDSGDGCIINISATLHYHGTPLQSHAAAAKAGVDALTRNLAVEWGPFGIRANAIAPGPIGDTEGMRRLAPGDIGAKVERRVPLRRLGRIDDVANAAVFLASPAAAYINGAVLVVDGGDSVAPGLADLLSP
- a CDS encoding serine/threonine protein kinase, with product MIGRGAMADVFEAEDTRDGGLVALKLLRAAVARDAVARERFRVEAEVQRRIVHRNVARIFDAGVYHTKPYLAMELLRGRSLLTVLRQERTVPPFRAASYAWQALQGLAATHAAGVLHRDLKPANLMLEPSEGPIERVVLIDFGFASIGVATGLTGIGSVVGTLSYLAPERLRGQSPDGRADVYGVGVILYELLVGRPPFDGGDAEIMRGHLQVEPVPPSRVAPDADIPPALERVVLRALAKFPESRFGSAAEMADAIEAAL